GATATATTTCTTGGCAAACCTACTTGGTATAACCTGCACAAAACATAaatgataacaatgataaaaTTTTCATGTTTGTTTGTTGTGCAAAAGTCCAtcctgttttttattttatatttgtttttaaaataattgttaGCTTAATGTTATTCCAAGTTGTTCAAGTGGACCAATTTATACATAAATATGAAAGAATAAAATGATGAGATTAATGAAATATGTGATTTTAAAATGATTTGACAATTTGAAGAATTGATGTTTACCAAGAAACTATCAACATAGGATGGCTGTATTATAATCGTGAATGAAGGATTTTCCGGTTGGAAATTGGACAGTGCTTTTTCAACaaccttctttttttcttcctttatcAGTTTTTTGTTTGTTGAAGAAGTCTTATTTTCCCTTTGTATCACTGGTTTGACAAACAAGGACAATCATTAATCGAATAAGTATTTAGAAAATATGACGTAACCTTCTAGCTATAAGAATGAAAATAACATACCTTCAGCTTGATCGTTAGCATTTGATGGCAAGATTTCAGCAGAAACATCATTTTCTGATTCAACAACTTCAATTTTTCTCTCTTGAAATTGTTGTTCGTCAACATTAGCTCCAAAAGTAAAAGGATATTCTATCTCTGTGGCAGTGTTGTCTAATATATATGATGACATTGAATTCAGCGGCACTCTTATCATATTCAAATACTACAAGATATCCATGATCGAGTGAGTAAAATTCAGCGAACTCTTTCCATCCATTTTGCAGCCAAAAGGCGCCCTCACTTTTGACAATATCAACTTTCCATTTTTGACCAGAAGGCGCCTTCAAGATTATTGGACTTGAAAGATAGCCTCCAAAACGTTTCACAAATTTTCTTGGAAtttcctatttatttttatatgattaatatggaataaCTAAAGTGAGAAGAACAATAAGATAATTAAATGCTAACCACCTTGTGTTCATGCACGGAATCAGCAAGAATAAACTTGAAAAAATGAGGTCTTTGATCTTCTTTAAACAGATTGTTGTTTTTAGAGCTAGAAACCATTGTTGAACTGCTTTAGTACTTCACCTGAAGAGTATTTTGGAACTAAGTTCAACCAATAAAAGTATTTTACTAgacaaaatataatatcatatcATTTTATTTGATAATGTATGAAGGAATGTGACAAAACCAAGATCTTAAACATACAAAATAACTCAAACATTAGTCTAATAATACCAAAACGAGCTTACAAACTCAAACATTTCATATCCAAAGAAATTAACCCAAATATCACATCAAGATACAATATCATTTTTTAATATCATTATGAGTCCTTTAAATATCTTTCTAATTGGAGAACAAAATTTCATGATGCAACAGTCATGACGAATTTTATAAACATCTACACATACAAATTGcacaaattaaacaaaatattaaaaacatttCAGACTTTGCTATATGCTAATCACTCAAGCACTCTAGTCCAAAACTAGGTAATCACATACCAACAATAGCATTTGTCTCAATAAGAGTATCGAAACGAGTTATTGTGTCATATTTCACAATATGGTGTAAATGATACTCATGTCAAAAAAGTGGTAACAACAAGGAACCAACATACACCAGAAACATCTGACTGaccaaaaactctatttatacaAGAACACTGCCTCTGCACCTATGCTCTGGTAGCAAAGTCTGAAACTTCTCCATATTGTGGACAACAGAGAATCTGAGAACGTTTTTTAAAGAGCATCCATTTTGTAACCATTGAGAAGGCCGAAGAAAAGCAAAGCACAGCCATACTACACCTACTCTTCCTCCGACTATTAAATCCTATCAAGTCCCAGAAAAGGGAGATTGATTCACCTTATTCATAAACTATTTCATCTGTTTGGCAATTGCAAATATTTCTTTTTCCCTAGTCATAAATTCAAAATCACATCTCAATTGGTGAAAAGGAAATCAAAAGTAAAGACAAAGCCATAAAGTAAGAACATCAATCGCAATTACCTCCCTTGATATGAATCCCTAAGACAGAAGAAATTGGGAGCAGTTTGAGAGGAAGCGATGTCAAGGTTGAGAAGAAATTGGGAGCATTTTGATGTCCACGTATAACCTAAGATATTTGGAGTTGATAGGGCAAAGACTTCTAGAAGACTTAAAGgatccttttattttttttgagtCCTTTTATATTTCACTGATACAGTTAATTGATTTTATATAGAAAATAGAGGAAAAAAAATTTACAGATCTTCaaattttagattttagatAGATATGTAATCCTTTGCTCCATAATAGATGTTTTTTTTAAGGTTAAggtacagttttttttttttttaatgaaagctAGAATTCGGCATAGCCATTGGGTCAAAGCATCCCAACAACTAGGTTGGTATCCTCCGAGCCCAATGGAAAGCCGAACCCGAAGGTAcagttaattttaactaaacTGACTTTGTTCCCTCTCTATTAATTGAATccaccaattaatttttatttattctcaaaataaaaagcaaCTTAAATAAGGGTAACAGACATCTAATGTGGAACCAAAGGACTAATATGATTAAAATTGGAAGAAAGTATCATGATAAATTATTGGGTTAGTTACATGAAAATGACAAACCCTACTAATATCTACTTCTTAATCAATATTGataatctaattttttttttggtagaatataatctaatttttaatatatcaaaaccattaattttattatatatatatatatatatatatatatataaaaggtgGTTTTCTTATTCCTAATATATATAAAACGTGGTTTCTAAAAAAACTGTCAAAAGTAATTTTCTAAttacaaggtttgtgaatttatAATCATACTATAATATTTTTTGAATGAAAGGTTGGGACGTGGTCAAGGCGtctagacatcccaactaggttggcaccttcAGGAACACCTTGACAAACCTGATTatacaataacaacaacaaagcctaagtcccgaaatgattcggggtcgcctaacatgaaccatcatataaaaccgtgaaatcaagtcgtgtcagtgaCACAAATttgctccctccactccgtcctatccactaccatattttcctcaattctcactaaactcatatcactctcgatcaccctcctccaagtttgcttaggtcttcccttacccctcaccactacatccctttgccactcttcggttctcctaaccggcgcatcaagcgctctacgtctcacatggctaaaccaccttagtcggttttccctcattttattctcaatagatgtgacccctacttttgtcctaattatttcattactcacccgatcctttctcgtatgaccacacatccatctcaacatacgcatctccgccaccgacatcttatggatgtgacagtgtttcattgcccaacactccgtaccatataacaatgctggtctgattgccgtgcggtagaattttcccttcaatctattaggcatgtcggggtcacaaaggaatcccgtagcactcttccacttcgaccaaccagatttaatcctatgagcaacatctccatctacttctccatccgtttggataataaatcttaaataccggaagcaatccgaggcctgaacaactcttccatctagggtgattgtccctgcctccttactcctatggccgctaaacttacactccaaatattctgtcttacttcggctcaacttaaagcctctagattctagagtttgtctccatagttccaacttcctctccactccttcttttgtctcatcaaccaacacaatatcatctgcaaacaacatgcaccatggtataccatcttgaaattaacttgttagttcatccataacgatggcaaaaagaaatgggcttagtgcggaaccttgacaAACCCgactatattaaaaaaaattgaaagaataaagaggaagaaaactttAAAAGAAACGTAAATGAGCAACGTTATAAAGatcgtaaaaaaataaaaaggttgcCAAAAGAAGGTGTCGTAGGCCACCAAATTAGAGAAGGCGCCGTAACACCATATTTGGCTAAGCCGTCTGCTGTCTGATTTCCTTCTCTATATATGTGATAAATCGCAATTTCCATGTCTGAACAGAGCTCTAAATATCGTAACCGCTCCTGCTTGAGCCTCCACGGGACAGCAGTCGAACGGATCCACAACAGGTGCACAGTGACGGCTGAGTCTGAGTTGATCCAAAGTTTTTTCTAGCTCCTTTCCCAAGCCATTTCGATGGCAAAAATTATCGCTTTTAGTTCTGCAAAGAGAGCATAGGAGTCGTGGATGGGGAATGCGGAACTGCCTTTAACAAAACCCCTATCATTTTTTAAGATTCCTCCAGCCCCCGCAGCACCCGGCGAGCCTATAGCTGATCCATCCTTATTATCCTTGGTCCATACAGCCGGCAGAGGTATCCAGCCAACCTGAACATAGTCTGGAGCAGGCGGTGGTCTGTTTCTGACTCTAATAGCCGCGTTTGCCTCACGGAGGTAGACAAAAAGACGTAGTGTGGAAATTTGGATTGAGGGGAGCTCATCATCAAAGATAACGCCATTTCTGATACGCCAGATGAACCAAAAACAAgtaattacacagaaattccaTTGACTTGCTAGTGGTCGCCTTACAACAGTGGATTGCAAAGCGTTAAACAGATCAGCAACAACACCTGCAAtattcaaattaactccaaaacCAAGCCCAAGCGAGTGCCAAAGGCTTGCTGCATAGTCACATTGCTCAAACAGATGATCTAATGAGTGAACTGCATTTTTACAAAGCTCACATCTAGAAACAATATTCAAACCTTTTGCCCGAAGGATATCGTGAGTTGCTAGTTTACCATGTAAGAGCTTCCAGTAGAGCACCGAACGACTAGGAGAGgaatgaaatttcaccaaacaaAACGACCCCAGGGAACCGACTAGTTGGATCAAACTGTAAATTATAGAACTCCTTAACATTgaacattttatttttggtcGGTTTCCAAACGTAGACATCAGAATCCTCCCTGCTTCATTGAATATGTTGTATATTAGCCCGAATTGACGATGGGAGCTGATCAATATTAGACCATAGGTTTCGGTTCAAGAATTCCTCAATCTGATTGAACATACGGCCCTGAAACTTAGGCGGAATAGATAATTGGGCTCAATCCATTTATCGGTCCAGAAATTTAATCTGGACTGCTTCCGATCCACCAAAGAACTTGATTGTAAATGGTATTAAAACTGTACTTACACGAAATCCAAATAGATGAATTGACAATGTAATCAAACCAAAAGTGTAGACCGTTAATCTATTTTTAAACAAGTCCAAAAGACttctaatgtattaagcctttatttttgttttgtttccaactttttaattttttttaaatctttagGCCCGTTTGTTTCACATGTTCATGGTTATTGTTATCTATAAGTAGCATAtattattagttgatttttgtgTTAAAAGTAGCTATTTTCTTATGGTTTAGGTCAAATTAGAATTTTTTAAGGGACCACACATTGCTTAGAAAGCACTTTGTGGTGATATTCATAAAGGAAGTCTTCACACACTTTTGGGTATGCCCCAAGAGTTACCCCAtatttgtgaaagggtgagaaCCTACTTGATGCTAGTCCACCACGCGCATCGTTGCCGCCATCTGTCCGATCTGGATCTGATCTTTCCGAATCAGTCATTACAGTTCTCCACTACCTCTGATTTCTCTCCCTCTTTCAAAACACTAAATACAGTACTTcctctttatattttttatattttcaaaaatagtgtgttgaaataataaatttataattaatacaGTCTTTAAGTTAACTTGTAACTATTAGAGTTACTTAATTTACTTTAGAATAACTTATGAGAAATTATGTGAAGTTAAGTTAAAATCTTAATTAGTCATTAAGAGTCATTAAGTTTTATTAGGTTTGTAATAGTTACATTTTCATGTACTATAAATAGTCATCTTGTACAGGCTAAAAGTGaagaagtataaattaaaaaagaaataaaattaagaaaagcttcctcctatctttctttcacttcttatattcttcttttctctccAACAGAGTGTAGACAGAAATGAGTTGGTACTGTGGAATATGAACTCGTATTATCCTCTAAGCGACCAGACTTTTGGTGTGCTTGCATTTATCTGACAGTTCgacgaacgtcttaaagaaagcgacctAATCTGCACTGTTTTATCCTCTAAGCGACCAGACTTTTGGTCTGCTTGCATTTATCTAACAGTTCgacgaacgtcttaaagaaagcgacctaatccgcgactctgcccattatTATGTTCGGTGATTTTCTGTGTTTCTCAATTTCGATTCTAACATAGTTTAGACTTAAAAGGCAAAAGACACTTCTGAAAAGTGAAAACAAATTAACTCTTagtgttttattattttaattcatttaattatttaagcTTTTTTGTCTCATTTTGAGACTATTTTTAAACTGTTAATTTATACCATTTAGTCATGAGACTCACATGAAACCTTGTTGAAACATAGCAACACAATGCAACTGGTATACTTcaacattaaatattttttcctaatatatttaattagcgacgcgctgcacttcctagacccgggtgtagtgataaatgtgcaagggttgctaggtcgtcgccccgaagcggcgcgccaccccaggacccgggggtggtgtcaaatatgtaagggttgcgggtaaataagctagtccacggtaatggtaggggtaggggtaagggtagtaggttacgctttgggacatggaacataggttctttgacaggaagattagctgaaattgtagatgttatgaagaggaggagaataaatatattatgcctacaagaaaccaagtgggttggagctaaggctagagagatagctccttggggttataagctttggtactcaggaaaggataagggtagaaatggagtaggtattcttattgatagggagtatattgatgaggtagtagcggtgtctaggaagagcgatagaattatgagtgttaagctagtgataggggatgaggttgtgaatgtcattagtgcatatgcgccacaaataggattagatgtgtctataagacaagctttttgggatgacttagaggaagtggtgcaacaggttcctagggatgaaaaaatggtactagggggtgatctcaatggagggtatggttttggagataagaatgaagcaggaaatgatattttggaattcgcatcagcctatgacttgagtatcatgaacacatggtttatgaagagaacatcccacttagtgacttatcggagtggcggtaatgcgagccaaattgacttcttcttagtaaggagtgcttggagaaagagttatattgattgtaaggtgatccctggtgagagtacgacaacccaacatagagtagtggtgctagattttcgaagtaggaaatgtataagaaaacaaacacctcaagtagagactaagattaagtggtggaaattgcaaggggagaatcaacaaaaatttgtggatgagatgaccaaaaaagatatttggacttgcaatatggattcagatatagattcgatatggaataagatggagcatagtataagggaagtagcgaaggaagttctaggggaatctaaaggtagcatgccaccgggtaaggacacatcttggtggacagaagaagtacgacaagcagtaaagtgTAAGAGaaaatcctataaactattggggaaatgtaggagtgacgagaactacgaaaaatacaaagaggctaaaagggaagtaaagaaggtcatacgagatgctagagcaaaggtgaatcgggatctgtatacaagattggatacgaaagaaggggaaagagacatatatagaattgctcggatgagagatagaaagacgcgagatctcagaaaagttaaatatgtgaaggatgtggaccagaaagtcctagttggagataaggatatcaaggaacgatggaggtcctattttgatgacttatttaatggagatcgccaacaagatgttggagatataagtatccatcacgatatgataaatcatgaatgcctgcggagaattcaaaagggtgaagtcaaaatggcattaagtaagatgaagttgaagaaagcagtaggacctgatggcatccctattgagatttggagatgtttgggagaaggaggaatcgaatggttgacgacgttcttcaacaaaatttggagaaacaataagatgccatcagaatggaggaaaagtaccttaatccctttgtataagaacaaaggcgatgtccaagattgtgccaactatcggggaatcaaattaatgagtcacactatgaaactttgggagcgagtgattgaacaaaggctaaggaggacggtgaagatctcggaaaaccagtttggctttatgccgggaagatcaactatggaagccatccatctaatgagacaattaatggagcactatcgaaataagaagaaagacttgcatatggttttcattgacttggagaaagcatatgataaggtaccaagggaagtactttggtgggccttgataaggaaaggcatttcgcggaaatatattgacatcataaaggacatgtatgagggagtatgcacgagtgtacgtactagtgttgggaagactgaagagtttcctattacgattggagtgcatcaaggttccgcactaagcccatttctttttgccatcgttatggatgaactaaca
The sequence above is drawn from the Euphorbia lathyris chromosome 6, ddEupLath1.1, whole genome shotgun sequence genome and encodes:
- the LOC136233277 gene encoding B3 domain-containing transcription factor VRN1-like isoform X1, which encodes MVSSSKNNNLFKEDQRPHFFKFILADSVHEHKYLNMIRVPLNSMSSYILDNTATEIEYPFTFGANVDEQQFQERKIEVVESENDVSAEILPSNANDQAEVIQRENKTSSTNKKLIKEEKKKVVEKALSNFQPENPSFTIIIQPSYVDSFLVIPSRFAKKYINKEVANIILNSVDQRTWSVDYVEIKIGGLKVARLCRGWRKFVEDNHLKVGDVCIFELINHNATTTFKVVISRENQDAKTVCQC
- the LOC136233277 gene encoding B3 domain-containing protein Os03g0620400-like isoform X3, producing the protein MIRVPLNSMSSYILDNTATEIEYPFTFGANVDEQQFQERKIEVVESENDVSAEILPSNANDQAEVIQRENKTSSTNKKLIKEEKKKVVEKALSNFQPENPSFTIIIQPSYVDSFLVIPSRFAKKYINKEVANIILNSVDQRTWSVDYVEIKIGGLKVARLCRGWRKFVEDNHLKVGDVCIFELINHNATTTFKVVISRENQDAKTVCQC
- the LOC136233277 gene encoding B3 domain-containing protein REM16-like isoform X2, encoding MVSSSKNNNLFKEDQRPHFFKFILADSVHEHKYLNMIRVPLNSMSSYILDNTATEIEYPFTFGANVDEQQFQERKIEVVESENDVSAEILPSNANDQAEVIQRENKTSSTNKKLIKEEKKKVIPSRFAKKYINKEVANIILNSVDQRTWSVDYVEIKIGGLKVARLCRGWRKFVEDNHLKVGDVCIFELINHNATTTFKVVISRENQDAKTVCQC